GCAGGAGAACAGCAATGTTCGTGCGAATGCTGTTTTCAGTATATCAGACAAAAAGATTAGGATTGAACAACCGAACAAGATAACTGTTCAGGAATCAGATGCCGGTTCTGTTATGGTTGCTGGCCCTTTACTGATTGATGAAAACGAGTATGTTTTACTGCCAAAAAATGCTTTCAATGACAATCGCCATCCACGTACGGCTATTGCTATCACTGGTAACAACAAATTGATATTTATGGTTGTCGATGGCCGTAGTAACCAAGCAAACGGCATGAACTTGCATGAATTGAGTAAAGTTTTCAAGTGGCTTGGTGCCAAGAATGCGATGAACCTTGATGGTGGCGGCAGTAGCACGCTTTATATTCGAAATGCTACAGACAATGGAGTTGTAAATTACCCCTCTGACAACAAGAAATTTGACCATGAAGGCCAACGTTCTGTTGCAAATATTATATATTTAAAATAACAAGATTCGAATACGATGAAAAAACAATTATTATTAGTTGCGCTGACTATGGTTTTCCATGTAGGATTATTTGCTCAAACATCAATTATCGCTCACCGCGGTGCTTGGAAGAATACGAAGGTACCTCAGAACTCAATTGCTTCTTTGGATGCTGCGATTTCACAAGGAGCTTGGGGCAGTGAGTTTGATGTTCATTTAACGAAGGATGACGTTCTTGTTGTCAACCATGACCATGATTTTCATGGCTTGGAAGTCGAAGAGTTAACTTATAAAGAATTATTGGCAAAGAAGCATGACAATGGAGAATCTATCCCTACTGTTGAGGAATATTTAAAAGCTGGATTAAAACAAAAA
The Sphingobacterium daejeonense genome window above contains:
- a CDS encoding phosphodiester glycosidase family protein; translation: MKVHYLLKLSTFLLFYIPTLVFSQDQDSLQIVQAQWNKKEIKKGVIWNQGHFSNLFNSVQEINWVEIDLRKHHKHIHIAGDSTILKTTSKFAEENMALVAINASFFDMKNGGSVDYLKVDGKIINTGKQENSNVRANAVFSISDKKIRIEQPNKITVQESDAGSVMVAGPLLIDENEYVLLPKNAFNDNRHPRTAIAITGNNKLIFMVVDGRSNQANGMNLHELSKVFKWLGAKNAMNLDGGGSSTLYIRNATDNGVVNYPSDNKKFDHEGQRSVANIIYLK